A stretch of the Nicotiana tabacum cultivar K326 chromosome 6, ASM71507v2, whole genome shotgun sequence genome encodes the following:
- the LOC142182333 gene encoding uncharacterized protein LOC142182333, translating to MILAQVTKKRLQTLRRDDEWGLFVDKVSIFCIKHDILVPNFDDLYVNSGRSRRKPADYTAFHHYRVDVFCKVLDWQVQELNDRFNEVTTDLLHGVACLNPIDPFSSFDIRKIMKMVELYPDDFDEFRMSALENQLASYIIDVHDFDERFSNLNGLSDLSKILVKTKKH from the coding sequence ATGATACTTGCTCAAGTAACAAAGAAAAGATTGCAAACTTTAAGGAGGGATGATGAATGGGGTTTGTTTGTTGATAAAGTATCTATATTTTGTATCAAGCATGATATTTTGGTGCCTAATTTTGATGATCTATATGTTAACTCTGGAAGATCACGGCGAAAACCTGCTGACTATACTGCCTTTCATCATTATCGTGTTGATGTGTTTTGTAAAGTTCTTGATTGGCAAGTTCAAGAACTTAATGATCGTTTTAACGAAGTGACGACCGATTTGCTTCATGGAGTTGCTTGTTTGAATCCAATTGACCCATTTTCAAGTTTTGATATCAGAAAAATAATGAAGATGGTTGAATTGTATCCTGATGACTTTGATGAATTTAGGATGAGTGCTCTTGAGAATCAGCTTGCGAGTTACATTATTGATGTTCATGATTTTGATGAAAGGTTCTCCAATCTAAATGGGCTTTctgatctttcaaaaatattagtTAAGACAAAGAAGCATTAA